Below is a genomic region from Cydia strobilella chromosome 1, ilCydStro3.1, whole genome shotgun sequence.
gcatatcagtgaaaaaacatgggtcaaaatcataaaaataattaatgcaaataaaaaaaatcatttatccatattttaattcattttatcgtatttttataaatcttcattttttgttttaaagtgtgtcgacagatggcagtgaatttactggggttacaaaatttacaatgacagtaccgctctagtataagttactctatgcactAACTAACAAAACAACACACTTACATACAATACTagagggcaagttaaataaaagcttgtaaaaagaatttttaacagtatgtttaaatttacaattacGTCACTCAGTTACGTTTCACGCTTTATGTCTTCACACTACTTAATTACGGCTAGCTACAAATATCGCTGTCTCCGTGTCGTGTGTTTATCAGGTAACATCAAAGCTAGTGTCTGTTTCATTACTTTACTTTTCTTAGGTTCTTGCCTCTACCGGAAGCCTGCGTTTTACAGACGAAGTGGAGGCAGTGAGACAAGAAGCTGAGAAACTGCACGAACAAGGCATTGACATTATCGTAGTGTTGTCGCATTGTGGCATAGAAATTGACAGGTAATGTTAATTGGATTTCTTAAATATGTAAATCCTCCCACCTCACCCCTCACCgaacctcagcgaactcggcgccgtcgactggacagaaacggctttggacagagtagcatggcggtctttggtgtcggaggccaagatccacttcggatcgtcgcgccacagcagtaagtaagtaagtaaatatgtaaataggtaCATCTGACCGGGATCAGCTGAGAGTTTTGCATTTGGGCATCTTAATATTTTTGTAGTATGTAAATACAAGACTACAAGTCTACTACAAGTcgactatatttatattttacaaaaccTTATCTCAAAACCGAAACGACACGAGGCGAGACGAGACGAAATTTTGGTCAGTTGAACCCAAAagtttattagttaattatattttaacataaaattagaACATAAACCTGAGTTAGACCTATTTGTgttctgttttaatttaactCGGCCTTTTCTCTCCAAAGTAAAATACAACGGCCTACGAGTCTGTAATGCTGAAAAGACCAGGATCGTTTGTTTAGGCCGAGTTTTGGGCGGTTCATTTTTGGCTACGAAATAACTACCCGTTTCTTTATTATTTGAACGCGTCTTGGTCTCAGATcaccttaaggcggttccctgagccagaaggcgaaaaatctccttacatgatctaagaggcgttgatattagtagacgtggaaaaaatatatgtagttcttgactatattatctttaataacatagcttccgatacacgaattatgacatttcgttcgatacaattaattcccaaagtaacctctaactcggacttttaatccaactttactcagttatttattatgtgatactataaacaaaaaaagaagaaaaaacaatcttaacttaatagtaatttcatagctttcgaatttcgatattgtaaggtaacttTTTTGTCATGTTTAtttgacgtcatcaaaatgattATGTTTCCCTGTGAGTCCTGTAACTAATTTAATGTTTAGATGCATTTAAACAAACTATTTTGAAACTGAACCACGCGACAAAAACATTACGTCTTAGCGAAAAGTAGGCGACtaagtacgagtacctataacaTATCCGCAAATATATAGCTAACATCAAGAGCATGTTAGAGTTTTTTGTCTTTTAATACAACATGGGTGTCATTACGCCGAAGTCACAGTAGCTGTCTTGGCTACTTTTGTGATAATTGGCGAAGTCATTTCTGAATTTTAATAGTGactgtaaaaaaaatgcacCTTATTTAGGTGCctaagtaaaaatttttttaatgtccAAAAGTTACTTAAGAGCGCCTCCTACAGTTcgaataacttaaaaaaaattaattatactactaattacatacatattactacTACGACCATTTGATTGATAAAAACGGAACCTGTGTCCACACACTACAACTATTTCATCCGGCTTTTATGGAAATGCGAGGTATTAGAGGAGAGAACAAAAACAGGTTACGGCTGCAAAACCCTAGATAGAGGCCCAGAGGTCTAAATCCTCTTATAACACCTAAGTTAATAACAAAGAGGCTTTAGTGGATTTACTATTGTGAATGTCCGTCTATTCGTAGTATACGTATCATAGTTTTATCCCCTTGTGTCATAACTACAGATTCACTTTATTAAAACTAtggtaagtttattttattttatttaggtaagcaatataaaatagtaatagGAAGTCCATGCATAGTtcgtgatcagcaacgcaggcttcgtcaagtggtgCATAGTTTCGTGATCAGctgcaacgcaggcttcgtcaacaCTTAAAGGCCGTGCGTAAACTGAGGCGGTTACTACACTgtgatcatcatcattaacttaagttattctcttgtcggtggaggaTCTTCCAGCTTTCCGTATCCTGCGCCAGctatttgactttttgatacgacacgacccctactgtttctttcacttgttctaaaaagctgcgtctgggtctTCCTCTACCCCGCTCTATTAAGTGTCCAATGATTTTATCgtgtctatttgcaatagtgttcagaatagctctccTTTCattcactcttcttagcacctccttattcgttatcctgtctctcaaATTAATGCCTTCCATTCACCACACTGTGATAACCATATTGTGTTAATCACTTAAACTAAAACTATTCAACTTAGtttatcattatttttctaGAGCACAATGTGTTCCGGGTATTGCATTGTGGTTTTGAGAATATGTTTAGTGtattttaatcaatcaatcaatcaatcaatcaatcaatgattgattgattgattgtgtattttaattgtaaatttggaaaattataggaataattattaaaatattgacgatcattataaaaaatcctaTAGATTGACGAAGCATAAATTACATTgtaattaatattatgaaataaataaaataaaatcaattaaaattacaattaatttcaGAGAAATAGCACTCCACGGTGGTCCATACATAGACATCGTCGTTGGTGGCCACAGTCATACGTTATTGTACAACGAAGATCCTCCGGAAAATAGCGCCTTCGTCCCACAAGGACCTTATCCTGTGGTGGTCGAACAGGAGACAAGACAGGTTCGTATAGAAAAACGGGCAAAGACCTTGGCGCTAtagaaattattaattaaccaGCTTTTTGTATGTGTGGTAGTAAATATCATAatcgtttaataaaataatcaatattgTAAGCAGCaggcttaataaaaaaaacaatgaacgAGTCTATTAAAGAAGTACTATTGCATAACATCGTCTAATAGTTCTGGGGAAATCGCGGGGCAGTTTTAGATGAGAATAGCCCAGGATAAGTGGCgaacacgaagagaggcctatgcgcATCAatgggcgactgaaggctaaaatgatgatgatgatgatgaatagttCTGACAAACTGACGATACGTTACCCCGTTGAGGATACCACGCTATTTAGacgaaatattaaaaatgaaattcggtAAAATAACGCCTGCAGGCatctattttttgtttaaataacgtttttttttgttttaaaaatattaaaggtgTTGATAGTACAAGCAGCGGCGCACACTCAGTATTTGGGAGAAATCAAATTGTTCTTTGACGACGCTGGAAATCTTCTCAATTGGGAAGGCAATCCGCACTACCTGGGAAATGAAGTAGTACAAGGTCAGTCACAACATTCCGATTCGTGGTTTTTACcttgaaaaacaaaataagCACCAATCCACCACACACAAAAAATGCATTTCGTCACATTTTCTTGGGAAAGGTAATGATTTTTGTTTCAATGTTGTATTTTCAGCACCGGatgttttggagaaaatagcaTATTATCTCCCCCAGGTAGATGACTTGGCTCGACAAGAAGTGGGGTCATCCAAAGTCCATCTTGGTTCCAGCTGTGCTTGCGGCGAGTGCAATCTGGGCAGTTTTATCTGTGACGCCTATATGCATGCTGTGAGTACTTTAAATGATTCTGGGGCAAGATCTGTGGTTTGATACGGGTTTCCTGTAAATTTTTGAAGTACTTAGAACAAAGACAACAGAAAATGCTGTCTTGTTTCCTGGTTGTCACTTGCACCATAAAACCTGCAGTTACcatgattaccagtacaatttgacactgggttatcggtttaaccgcttaaccctgggttagtgggatagtgcaagtggcgcttactgTCTTAAAGCCCATTTGCAACATcaaactaacccggggttaagcggttaaaccattaacccagtgtcaaattgtaactCCAACCAtggtaaccatggcaactccAGGTTTAAATGGTTAACCTCGGGAGTAGAGTTGCGCCGTTCCCGAGAAgttcccgggaacggcacaactctactcGGGACACAAGACAGCcgttcactaacccggggttaatcgaTTACACCtgcagttaccatggttaccagtacaatttgacactgggttatcggtttaaccgcttaaccccgggttagtgggatggttcAAGTGGGGctaagtaaattattatttcacTATCGAAATGCTTGTATTTCAGGCCTTGCCATTAGCCAAGGAAGGTAACTGGAATTATGCACATTTCTGCGTCATCAACCAAGGCGGCATACGAGTAGACATTGAGCCAGGAAGTAAgtgttaataattattacaaaaaaaaatgtataacgaGTGTGGGCTGAATAaacattaaataggtacctactattagattggggtccctttgtttgacataattattaaaagtcataatataatgactgtcatattatcattagtcataattctgaaaccgttcacttttcaggattttcctcgggttatcctatagataggttaggttaggtttgttttatggcaatcctgaaacgttacgcgtttctgagaaaaaccaaattatgactaatgataatatgacaatcactacattatgactttcaataattatgtcaaacaatagagaccctatgAGAATACTAGTAGATTGTATTTACAACGAGAGCATACAACTCATTTTATGTTTGGCTTCGGACTGATAATTATAGTTTTTGTGGCTGTAGAGTGAACTCTAGtgtaatttaaggtacttattattataaatttttatttgttactatAAACATTAAGGTTGGAGAATTGGGGATTGAATTAAATCAAATCTGCCAAATAATAAGTACACTAGTCCAATATAGGTAtggtttcatcgtgtacagtctttaagtaaaaatttcGATTAACTATATTtccaaatcatttatttaccttTTCCTATCACAGCAATAACATTCGAAGCCATGATTCTATCGACTCCGTTTGAGAACAACGTGGAAGTTTTCCAGTTAAGAGGCGACCATATTATGGAAATGCTAGAGTTTTCAGTCGCCAATGATCCTTATAACGGGGCGAGGATGCTTCAGGTTTCAGGTACCACTTTATATCAAATGCCTAATGCATATCAAAATCTAGGAATATTTTTTGGTTGCCATATGGGGCGTATAACGACATGATAAGCCAAGTCAACGTCACATTTTGACACCGCACAATAAAACATACAGATACACAtgcacatatatgtatatgtgcaTGTGTATCTGCATGTGCATAATGCACATTTATTAAGTAATAtccaaatacatattatattatgaatTATGTTATGGAACTACACGAATAAATGCCATATTTTTACGTTATAAAAAGCTTACCAAATTTTAGTGGCGGCGCGTCGAACATATCTGTTAAGTAGGCAAGCCGGAGATTATTAAGCtcgcgttttttttaaacttgtaaGATAAGTTTGTCAGTTACGTTATTTCTAAATAGGCAACCAAGTGGCGGTAACGGCGGTCTACGAACGCTACCCACTAACGAGTACTTACTTCGGTTTCAACGAACCAGGGGGctatttgtatttgtgtttCGAATATGCTAATATAGTCAATACAAACAAATAGGCAAAACAATGTAGTCACTTTCACGCATTCGCAATTCACTATGTTTGCAATTAAAACTCTATTTGTGTTTTATCCTGCCAAAACCTAATCCTACGCATAATCGCTGTTTTTAGTCTACTTACAAACCTAGGGATTTTTCGAgcttaagtatgtatatctgtCTTTCGCTGATAGCTTTCTATTAAACTCTCTTCAGGGCTCCATACAGTCTTCGACGGTTCCAAGCCGGTTGGCAGCAGGGTTGTCACAACGAGCGTTCGTTGCATAGACTGCAGCGTCCCAATCTACGAGCCTCTAAGATTAGACAAGAATTACACAATTATCTCTCAAAGCTTCCTCGGTGATGGAGGCGACGGATTCTCTGTAAGTGACAACCCTATTGAGTGTTATTGTGCATGTATGTTGCTCGACTTTGTGGTGTTGAATTGGgtttaatattgttattgaTATTGGCTTTTCTGATAAATATTAGCGTAGGATTATGTCATAAGCGGTTTAGAAGCTTCGGATTAAACTGAGAGGCGCGCATATTTGATATATATTGTGGTGGAAACTGGAAATCACAACAGCAACACCTACCAAGCGATCGTTACGTCtctataggtatgtatacaGTCGCGTATAATAAAATCGGGTTGTATGGAGATATCAtcactatttaaatatattattagttacTTTACTTATTCGTCGTAAAATTTTAGGCCTCATTTCCgctaaacagaaaaaaacaacaataagcGATTCCATATTTacccaatattcatattattaggtacctaaggtGTCTGCTGGTCAATGGGTTAAGAGACATACAATGGTAAAATATACTGATAAAGTATATTTTGCGTTTATTTAAGAAGAGTATACAACTATCCTAAAAACTTTTTACGGTGAAATCTATGAGTTAATTCATAATCGTCCTCCTCATAAAACAAATAAGGAATTTATGGTGAAGAAGTTCTCCTAgagttttataatataatactaaaCCTTTCATTCTACCCGCTAAGTGTGTCAGTTCAAATATTCgttctttaatatatttttaatactgtGTCTGGAACGCTTTGCATAAAATTGTTTTCCTAATATGGAACGCCATACCCAATAAGTACAGTTATTTGCCCTACTTACGAAAATATAGACAGTTCAACAGAATCGTCGTATTATGAAACTCATATTTCAgtatagcttttgcccgcgacttcgtatgcgtggagttagtaatttgggtagcttattttttatcctatctgctttttatcgattccgcatacaaacttccaccccctcttttcacccccttaaaggatgacttttgggataaaaactatctctataccaaactaaatcggttcagcggttagaGCTGTTAGAGCGGTTAGAGTAAGAGTATATTCCTTTAGGTATTCACatgaaattaaacttaaaacttttaaaacaaaaaaaatcataacgtAGTGGCACCAGTGACCGTGACATAGGACCATAGGGGATATAGGACCATATGTCAAGTAAGTCAAGTCAAGCCCAGTGACCGACAAGGAAAAGCATGCGTATTTAAATAGTTTCTCAGTTTCAAACGAATATTTTGTTTGAAGCTAGTCTTCcatgttttatttacattcaCTAGATAAAACGAATGCACATAatacggtaaataaaaataaatgaaactaaataattatggcATATTTGTGTAGTTCCTAAAGCAGTTTCTTCTACAGGGTGTTTGGCACATGACCCGTCAAAAATTTTTGGGGTGTTGGTGGTGTCATTTCCTTCTTTTCCGTCCTTAGAACCTTGTTCCTAGGAGCCACGGTTCTGGAGATACGATTTCTTAAATGTTTTTCCAAAAGTACCCAAAATCTGATTTTCGAAGCCCCATAACTTCTTTTTGGGTACGGTTTTAAATGCATAATTTGTTTTCGTTATGTCTGTCTTCTTCCAAATACTAGTTTTACCAAACACCCTGTATATCTGTGTTCCCTTAGCTTTAGTTTATCCCGCAATTATTCCACAGGCATTCAAACAGTGTTTGACGGGTCCCGGCCCAAGGGCAGCCGACTTGTCAGCGCGTCCGTCCGTTGTGTAGATTGTCCCGTCCCTAGATATGAGCCTTTAGTCCCGGGAAACAATTACAGGGTTATCACCCCCGACTTTATAGGAGCAGGTGGAGGAAATTTCACAGTAAGTTTTGTGCTGTTGTAAATAGGCTATACGCAGATTTCGCTCTGTATCTATGTCACACTTATTATGTGAAATGTATATGTTACTGtatgttgtttttgttattgtttggcatAAAATATTTCTGATATGATTTCGTATCTTAGCGTGCTTAATCTTTTCTAAAtgttttatgtatattgttatattatgtacctacatttgtCTTATTAGCGCAAGTTAGAATTGTAAGTTTTCTATTTTCAAGCTTTAAAAACTAccgattttttaaaattaaatccaaTGGACCATGATgatttaaatactaaaataacttCAGTATTACTAATACTAGAATTACAAAATAGTTAAAAGATAAGAAGATATTGCAGTACACATAATTATGCTTGCTATAGTTATTGCTTGTTATGTTATTAGTGTTAGTTATTAGTTGTTAGTTATAGTTGTtgctacgatgggtcttgtaatgatctaaaatactgtaatttgcttccttattcaataaattaaaaaaaaaaaaaaattacttatcaAAGGAGGTTTTAGTATCCCGGCCACCAAAATGACGAATTTTCCTTTCAGATGATTTCTGAGAACCGCTTTGACGTTGAAGTAATAGGCGTGGACTACGATCTGTTGCAAGATTACATAAGGCACCAGTCGCCGATTGTCAAGGATGTCGACGGCCGTGTAGAAATATCCAACCCGTGCAGTGActagcaataaaaatattacaagaaGTACATTAACTGTGTTTTTATATACTAGACACTAACTATTTTCCAATCTGTTACTGAATCTGTCTAATCCCACAGACTTATAAGTACAAAAAGAGACAGTTTAGGTATTACATTGGCCAAGCGAGCTAACATTTTTCATACCGATTGGAATATTGCACCACACTCTCACTTTTGAATGTAAATACATGCATAATACTGACCTCAGAAAATTATAATTGAAAGTGAAAGAAAGGCATAGGTTTCACAATGCACTTATGAATGTCTAAAACTATCCTGGGTTCTGACCTACATATATCACAGCCCCGGGAAGATACCGGCGCAAGAAAGAATTGAATCCTTTAAACACTGTATTTCGTTGATTTTGCGGTACCCAAATCCCTTTGATTTGAACGTAATTACGGTTGACGAATCTACGTGATTAGCAAATCACAGAGAGCCTAGCTGGAAtgttagtaagtaggtactttcagtagctaaaatatttcaatatttcgagaacatataggtacctaatgataaacagatttttattaattaataatatagttgtattttattttatgtttacatttCTGCTACTATTACTACAGTCAGTTGTGATTGCCATTGTTGGTGCAAACTGTAAACGTAGTAGTTATTCTACATCGTTCCTTAAAAAAGCTCAAGCCCTAAAGGGTTTAACGGTGATCAGCCGCGCGATGTAACGAGTGCGGGCGTTACGTCTGACCGATCTGACACCGCAATATTGCAACGCATTGATGTCCAACTGGGTGTTTGTACCGAACCACCTTAatggaaatattgtttaaagcaACAATAGATTTTAATGACGTTTCAGCTTATCTGATATAACCACAGCAAACTTATAtccatatattatgtaacagaaaacatttaaaatttgaaaatcaGCGGTTGTAACGCTCCAATATTAAAAGACCGAAATGCTACAACTACATTGAATACTGGGAAGTTTGTCACACTTATAGTGGAAAATAGCTCACAAGCACGTACCAGAGTAACGTTATACAGGTACATAATGAATGCCTGAAATTAATGACTAGACTAACGACGTGCAAGCGGATTTCGAGTAAGATGAATAGAGAGATATATCAGTCTATGTGTCGCAAAGTGGTGAAAGCAGTAGTAACAAAGCCCAAAGCAAATTTGCGTTTTAAATAAAAGACCAATCTCACATTTAATCCCATAAGCGGGCTTCGAAGGTTAGCAACTAAGTTGGCAACTTATCGCTTATCGCATCATCAGAAGTAAGCCGACACCCAACTTGTTCGGAACTGGCGTACATTTATCACTCGCTTATCGACGGAAACGCGGGAGAATCAGCACGTTCGGGGGAAAAGCGATAACTACATCATTTACGCATATTTACATTAAATCGAGTTCAATGCTAAACctacaaataaaactatatttttctactcgtcgactgtaattgttaaattaagatttcgtatactaAACtataattgggtacttttcatgtatggactcccaactcaactataatattcattttggaACGGTTtcgtcaactataatgaatttgaccgatcacgtggcgccgcggtccagtggaaaagacaccaacgcgcgactattttatgagtaatacctattcatatattatgcacgcgttgatgtcttttgtactactgatATACTAACCTAATTTTCAtcaattatttaggttttatagtgaaataagtattattttagatgataacaatattatcaaacttttcaatctcgtaccttaattaggccactcagcaagcttcgtcgcctaaacacggtactggactgaaaagctctctattatatcacgattgtataaaatactaatgcGGGTACTTAGTTTATTTGTCATCCAATCATCCAATTTCAAGAAATTAATTACAGTAGGTACAACTTTGCCTAAGCCAAAATTATAAGAATTCACATCACGATCgtcaaaaactaaaaactaacatTCAAAGATTCcataaaactataatataatataatattttatctcCTAAAATGGATAGGTAGCGTCAGGGTAGAATTAATAAGAAATATAAGCCAATTCATTATAAAGAGAAATTAGCTACTTTAATATActcatgtaaaaatattatattgatatGAAAAATACTTCACAACTtcacaacttaaaaaaaaaaacataagtaacGTGGCACCGGTGACCGACAGGGTACCAGTAACTGACAATTCTATTTTTTAGTACAGTACTTActctgcagagataactgacccccctgcaaacaagtttctatgcaTGGGTCAGTTTTCTCTGCAGTTTACTGTCCATGTCCAAAATATGATGGTTTTACAAACAAGACATGAAATAAATCTTTACTTAAATCAAATATGACTTACTTTTTAAAAAGAGAATAGAGTTATAtgaagatatttatttatttattcagaaaacaagctttattgaaaagatgataaataaaattgagtGATATTGTTCTCCATGAATTTGGAACTTGTAACATATATCTTTGCTTTTTAGTTAAACAAAGGTGGAAAAATTGAATTTCGTTGTGCTTTATGTAACtcgtttacttatttttaaatataatcttttttcgtccatattttatttttataattaattttatactcacAACTTCATATTATAATGACCACTGTATGACTTAtcataattacttatttatgcAAAAGTTAATCTACCAGATTCAGTAAACACAAAAGTATATTAACGGCCTGTTTAAGTTATTAATGATGTGACTATCGGGGCTTTATTATCTTTCGgtgtaatattttaaataaatgataaacgTGCAACGTTAATTATAGATACAACCGAACAGGAATAAAGTTACCGTCTGAATATCAGGAATATTCGCAGTGATATTGTTTTAAAAAGAGATGATTTCATTTGggttaaaataattgaaaacagtTGCAATTcagtaacatattttttaatacagttgctcaaaaagtgctacttttcgtggctgtttagcgtgcggaaagttggttttcgcgaactagtgctttttacttttccaatttttttaaatttttacttgttccaattcatgactacttattttccttcaaacgtcgtaatcaacataaaaacctactgttagtgtaagaatacgaaaaatatgcatatttcatattttattacttacctcttcatcattataagtattataacacgtttattttttaatgttgaaaaaccgttcttaataagttgtcagaatggaacggaacgcctgtcaaagaagaggcgtattttcttactgcaagaatgttttaagtttccaaaggcaacattcgatattgtttttataaatatacgatacacaaataatcgtaaataacgatatttaggtaataatagtacaatgttttaatatttacaattgtttctgtcttatagaacatgcatttgaaaaaaaaatttcattgaagtgggttctataataataacaaaatctattctagtcgaataaaagctagaaaaacacctcttcataatgtcaatgtcaatgatgtcagtgtcacagaattaataatataaaagtttcgaattcattcgaattccattccttacttgttgcttttcttattttttcgcaactgtattaaaaaacgtcgttcgatacacgtgcggatatgtcattcttcactcgtgcggtaatgacatactttccgcaatagcatcgaaatgtactattattgaaCAGATATTGATTCAGGGCAAAATCAAAACATGTTCAATTGTATACAGTTAAAAGAGGCCCGAAATATGACAagtaatttttgaaatatttactaAGCCCGACCCGGATATTGGTCTTGAAATTTGTTGTTCTAAATTTAAGTAATTGAaaacaattaatattataaactgaaatagatgtcatatattggTGAAgtccggattcgaaccggcatctttagcgatccgggctaacgccttgaaccccttggccaccccgccacggcaaTACCTGTCCCAATTTATCGACTATAtttatgccatcttactaagactaggcgtctttgaccagctctaagggcaagcagtaagCGTTTGCACCTCCTATatgaattccttacggaattacgatatagcgagagagactggtgctgccatacAACAACTAtacaactaataataattaaattaattaatttgtaattaatattaagtaattaGTTACCCACCCGAAACTCCAATCTGTTTCCGTACGATTGCCCATATTAGATTTTTCGCATGAATGCGTCTGAAATAACTCTCACGTAAAATTTGACGACCGCAACCCGCGCCTCGTGACTGCGAATATCAAATTATGTTGAtgcatatt
It encodes:
- the LOC134755483 gene encoding apyrase-like isoform X1 produces the protein MYLVILSACFLLVSGQGTYELNILHYNDFHARFLETSPWGTICNPEAAPCIGGFARLTTAVRNGLEREPHSLVLNAGDSFQGTIWYNILRWNVTQDFMNMFHHDAHVLGNHEFDNGIEGVVPYLQHLEAPMVTANIIDDDEPTIQGLYQPSIIVEKNGRRIGIIGVIIASTNVLASTGSLRFTDEVEAVRQEAEKLHEQGIDIIVVLSHCGIEIDREIALHGGPYIDIVVGGHSHTLLYNEDPPENSAFVPQGPYPVVVEQETRQVLIVQAAAHTQYLGEIKLFFDDAGNLLNWEGNPHYLGNEVVQAPDVLEKIAYYLPQVDDLARQEVGSSKVHLGSSCACGECNLGSFICDAYMHAALPLAKEGNWNYAHFCVINQGGIRVDIEPGTITFEAMILSTPFENNVEVFQLRGDHIMEMLEFSVANDPYNGARMLQVSGLHTVFDGSKPVGSRVVTTSVRCIDCSVPIYEPLRLDKNYTIISQSFLGDGGDGFSMISENRFDVEVIGVDYDLLQDYIRHQSPIVKDVDGRVEISNPCSD
- the LOC134755483 gene encoding apyrase-like isoform X2, with the translated sequence MYLVILSACFLLVSGQGTYELNILHYNDFHARFLETSPWGTICNPEAAPCIGGFARLTTAVRNGLEREPHSLVLNAGDSFQGTIWYNILRWNVTQDFMNMFHHDAHVLGNHEFDNGIEGVVPYLQHLEAPMVTANIIDDDEPTIQGLYQPSIIVEKNGRRIGIIGVIIASTNVLASTGSLRFTDEVEAVRQEAEKLHEQGIDIIVVLSHCGIEIDREIALHGGPYIDIVVGGHSHTLLYNEDPPENSAFVPQGPYPVVVEQETRQVLIVQAAAHTQYLGEIKLFFDDAGNLLNWEGNPHYLGNEVVQAPDVLEKIAYYLPQVDDLARQEVGSSKVHLGSSCACGECNLGSFICDAYMHAALPLAKEGNWNYAHFCVINQGGIRVDIEPGTITFEAMILSTPFENNVEVFQLRGDHIMEMLEFSVANDPYNGARMLQVSGIQTVFDGSRPKGSRLVSASVRCVDCPVPRYEPLVPGNNYRVITPDFIGAGGGNFTMISENRFDVEVIGVDYDLLQDYIRHQSPIVKDVDGRVEISNPCSD